One part of the Luteibacter yeojuensis genome encodes these proteins:
- a CDS encoding organic hydroperoxide resistance protein: MSNISKLQKVLYTAHAKVAGGREGHGETDDGQIKVDLRLPKDMGGNGGGTNPEQLFAVGYAACFEGAVRFVAGQEKVKVDGASVASSIGIGPREDSGFGIRAKLEVSLPGVDAETAKNIVRTAHEKVCPYSHATRGNIDVEISVNGEAVV, translated from the coding sequence ATGAGCAACATCTCGAAGCTGCAGAAGGTCCTCTACACCGCGCACGCCAAGGTCGCCGGCGGCCGCGAAGGCCATGGTGAAACCGACGACGGCCAGATCAAGGTCGACCTGCGCCTCCCGAAGGACATGGGCGGCAACGGTGGCGGCACGAATCCCGAGCAGCTCTTCGCGGTCGGTTATGCGGCGTGCTTCGAAGGTGCCGTGCGCTTCGTGGCGGGCCAGGAAAAGGTCAAGGTCGACGGCGCCTCGGTCGCCAGCAGCATAGGCATCGGCCCGCGCGAGGATTCCGGTTTCGGCATCCGCGCGAAGCTGGAAGTCAGCCTCCCCGGCGTGGACGCCGAGACGGCGAAGAACATTGTCCGGACCGCGCACGAGAAGGTCTGCCCTTACTCGCACGCCACCCGCGGCAATATCGACGTCGAGATCTCGGTGAACGGCGAAGCGGTCGTCTGA
- a CDS encoding NAD(P)/FAD-dependent oxidoreductase, which translates to MDRSRSDVLIMGGGVIGLACALYLLKAGASVRVLEQGFPGSGSSHGNCGTVTPSHAAPLTMPGMVGTALRSLLRRDAPLYVNPRADAARARWLLGFARHCNWRDFQRAGAARGAILARSRALLDDLVAGEGLRCEFEAVGELYVYRQPRTFQADRPHVDLLRGLGMDVRELDGDEVLALEPGLRDGVAGALLHPGDARLRPDRFVAELARRVRELGGAIETGARIDEFVLDGARISHVRTTGGVFSGERVVMALGAWSPLVGRLLGIRLPMQPGKGYSLTWEQPPEHPPHHSLVLREAAVCVTPWQSGYRLGSTMEFSGFEEGLNDVRIDALRRGAAAYLLEPEGRGEVVPWWGWRPMSVDEVPIIGPSTRWSNLAYATAHGMLGISMAAATGELLASLLAGPAPVLDPQPYSPARFNL; encoded by the coding sequence ATGGACAGATCCCGAAGCGACGTGCTGATCATGGGAGGCGGCGTGATCGGCCTGGCCTGCGCGCTGTACCTGCTGAAAGCCGGGGCCAGTGTGCGGGTGCTGGAACAGGGCTTCCCCGGCAGCGGCAGCTCCCACGGCAACTGCGGCACCGTCACGCCGAGCCATGCGGCCCCGCTGACCATGCCGGGCATGGTCGGCACCGCCTTGCGTTCGCTGCTGCGGCGCGACGCGCCGCTCTACGTGAATCCCCGGGCGGATGCCGCACGGGCGCGCTGGCTCCTCGGTTTCGCCCGGCACTGCAACTGGCGCGATTTCCAGCGCGCCGGCGCGGCGCGCGGCGCGATCCTCGCGCGCTCGCGCGCCCTCCTGGACGATCTCGTGGCGGGCGAGGGATTGCGCTGCGAGTTCGAAGCCGTGGGCGAACTCTACGTGTACCGGCAGCCGCGAACGTTCCAGGCCGATCGCCCGCACGTGGACCTGCTGCGCGGACTCGGCATGGACGTGCGCGAACTGGACGGCGACGAGGTGTTGGCGCTCGAGCCCGGCCTGCGCGATGGCGTGGCCGGAGCCCTCCTGCATCCCGGCGACGCGCGATTGCGCCCCGACCGCTTCGTCGCCGAACTCGCACGACGCGTGCGCGAGCTCGGCGGCGCCATCGAAACCGGCGCGCGGATCGACGAATTCGTCCTCGACGGCGCGAGGATCAGCCACGTGCGCACCACCGGCGGCGTCTTCAGCGGCGAACGCGTCGTGATGGCCTTGGGTGCCTGGTCGCCTCTGGTCGGCCGCTTGCTTGGTATCCGCCTTCCGATGCAGCCGGGCAAGGGCTATTCCCTGACGTGGGAACAGCCGCCCGAACACCCGCCGCATCATTCGCTGGTGCTGCGCGAGGCGGCGGTCTGCGTGACGCCGTGGCAATCGGGCTATCGCCTCGGCAGCACCATGGAATTCTCCGGTTTCGAGGAAGGCCTGAACGACGTACGCATCGACGCATTGCGCCGCGGCGCGGCGGCCTACCTGCTCGAGCCGGAAGGCCGCGGCGAGGTCGTGCCCTGGTGGGGCTGGCGCCCGATGAGCGTGGACGAGGTGCCGATCATCGGTCCGAGCACACGCTGGTCCAACCTCGCCTACGCGACCGCGCACGGCATGCTCGGTATCAGCATGGCCGCCGCGACCGGCGAATTGCTGGCCAGCCTGCTCGCGGGTCCGGCGCCGGTGCTAGACCCGCAACCCTATTCCCCTGCACGATTCAATCTTTGA
- the hutG gene encoding N-formylglutamate deformylase — MSPYTLHRGSAPLLISLPHNGSAIPDELAARMKRPARRSPDTDWHVAELYDFARDMGASVIRPFASRYVVDLNRPADGHALYPGKSETGLVPTILFSGEAIYRPGAEPDADEIADRVKRWWKPYHRALADELNRLRKEHGRAVLWEGHSIRSHVPMLFEGRLPDFNIGTADGASCSPELQSRLASLLEAQADYTHAVNGRFKGGYITRNYGKPEQGIDAVQLELAQVNYMDEDSFEYLPAKAANVQLLIGEMLKTCLEHARSA, encoded by the coding sequence ATGAGCCCGTATACCCTGCATCGCGGCAGCGCGCCGCTCCTCATCAGCCTGCCGCACAACGGCAGCGCCATTCCGGACGAGCTGGCGGCGCGCATGAAGCGTCCCGCGCGCCGCTCGCCCGACACCGACTGGCACGTGGCGGAGCTCTACGACTTCGCGCGCGACATGGGCGCCAGCGTGATCCGCCCCTTCGCCTCGCGCTACGTGGTGGACCTGAACCGCCCGGCGGACGGCCATGCCCTGTATCCGGGCAAGAGCGAGACCGGCCTGGTGCCGACCATCCTCTTCAGCGGCGAGGCCATCTACCGACCGGGTGCCGAGCCCGACGCCGATGAGATCGCCGATCGCGTGAAGCGCTGGTGGAAACCCTACCATCGCGCCCTCGCCGACGAACTGAACCGGCTGCGGAAGGAGCACGGGCGCGCGGTGCTATGGGAAGGGCATTCGATCCGCAGCCATGTTCCCATGCTGTTCGAAGGCCGCCTGCCGGACTTCAACATCGGCACGGCCGACGGGGCGAGCTGCTCGCCGGAACTCCAGTCGCGCCTGGCGTCGCTGCTGGAAGCGCAGGCCGATTACACCCACGCCGTGAACGGCCGCTTCAAGGGCGGCTACATCACGCGCAACTACGGCAAGCCGGAGCAGGGCATCGACGCCGTGCAGCTGGAGCTCGCCCAGGTCAACTACATGGACGAGGACTCGTTCGAATACCTGCCGGCGAAGGCGGCGAACGTGCAGCTGCTGATAGGCGAGATGCTGAAAACCTGCCTGGAACATGCGCGCTCGGCGTAG
- a CDS encoding FKBP-type peptidyl-prolyl cis-trans isomerase, with protein MQAGKGKVVSFHYSLTVDGEKVESSIDGGEPLWILLGHGQLIPGLEAGLEGKSVGDTFDVEIAPEQGYGQRQEGMTQRVPKKYFPQQGKGLKVGDSTVLSLKEGGNRVVVVQKIGSSVVDIDLNHPMAGKTLNFHVDVQSVRDASEEEIAHGHAHPNGDGAH; from the coding sequence ATGCAGGCTGGCAAGGGCAAGGTCGTCTCGTTCCATTATTCCCTCACCGTGGACGGCGAGAAGGTCGAAAGCTCCATCGACGGCGGCGAGCCGCTGTGGATCCTGCTCGGCCACGGCCAGCTGATCCCGGGCCTGGAAGCCGGCCTCGAGGGCAAGTCGGTCGGCGACACGTTCGATGTCGAGATCGCCCCGGAGCAGGGCTACGGCCAGCGCCAGGAGGGCATGACCCAGCGCGTGCCGAAGAAGTACTTCCCGCAGCAGGGCAAGGGCCTGAAGGTCGGCGACAGCACGGTGCTCTCGCTGAAGGAAGGCGGCAACCGCGTCGTGGTCGTGCAGAAGATCGGTTCCAGCGTGGTCGACATCGACCTCAACCATCCGATGGCCGGCAAGACCCTCAACTTCCACGTGGACGTGCAGAGCGTGCGCGATGCCTCGGAAGAAGAAATCGCCCACGGCCACGCCCACCCGAACGGCGACGGCGCGCACTGA
- a CDS encoding RidA family protein has protein sequence MANEIIRVEGAPAPVGAYPHARRVGQLLFLSGIGPRDPATNAIPGNVTDAQGNLLSYDIEAQCRQVFANVRTVLEASGARFEDLVDVTVYLTDMAHDFAAYNRLYAEAFAGVDACRTTVEVNALPTPIAIELKCVAALVQEPL, from the coding sequence ATGGCCAATGAGATCATCCGCGTCGAAGGCGCACCCGCTCCCGTCGGGGCCTACCCGCATGCCCGCCGCGTGGGGCAGCTGCTGTTCCTCTCCGGCATCGGTCCGCGCGACCCGGCCACGAACGCGATCCCGGGAAACGTGACGGATGCGCAGGGCAACCTGCTCTCCTACGACATCGAGGCGCAGTGCCGGCAGGTTTTCGCCAACGTGCGCACGGTGCTCGAAGCCAGCGGCGCCCGCTTCGAGGATCTTGTCGACGTCACCGTGTACCTGACCGACATGGCCCACGATTTCGCGGCGTACAACCGCCTGTATGCGGAAGCGTTCGCGGGGGTGGATGCGTGCCGGACGACCGTGGAGGTCAACGCCCTGCCGACGCCGATCGCGATCGAACTGAAATGCGTGGCGGCCCTTGTGCAGGAGCCGCTATAG
- a CDS encoding C40 family peptidase — MIPAKHRPRLRTGLGTLAVTATAILLAACGSAPHKPSSSQRRNPASAVPIAKNLNWSMAPAAAPPADAANDVLFRAIGLVGTPYRWGGNTPQGGFDCSGLINYIYMTSTGLRLPRTSAEMAALDKPKIREDELASGDLVFFGRGHITHVGVYVGKGRFVHAPNSGGTVRLDDLDGAYWKENFAYGRRVLN; from the coding sequence ATGATCCCAGCCAAGCACCGCCCCCGCCTCCGGACCGGCCTCGGAACGCTGGCCGTGACGGCGACGGCGATCCTCCTCGCCGCTTGCGGCAGCGCCCCGCACAAGCCTTCCTCGTCGCAGCGGCGCAACCCCGCCTCCGCGGTGCCGATCGCGAAGAACCTGAACTGGTCGATGGCACCCGCGGCCGCGCCGCCGGCCGATGCCGCCAACGACGTCCTGTTCCGCGCCATCGGCCTGGTCGGCACGCCCTACCGCTGGGGCGGCAACACACCCCAGGGCGGATTCGACTGCAGCGGGCTCATCAATTACATCTACATGACCTCGACGGGCTTGCGCCTGCCGCGCACGTCGGCCGAAATGGCCGCGCTCGACAAGCCCAAGATCCGCGAGGACGAACTGGCCAGCGGCGACCTTGTCTTCTTCGGTCGCGGCCATATCACCCACGTAGGCGTCTATGTCGGGAAAGGCCGTTTCGTGCACGCGCCCAACTCGGGCGGTACGGTACGCTTGGACGATCTGGACGGTGCCTACTGGAAAGAGAACTTCGCCTACGGACGGCGCGTTCTGAATTGA
- the gorA gene encoding glutathione-disulfide reductase translates to MTVETFDLIVIGGGSGGLAAAIRAAKHGARVALLEPKELGGTCVNVGCVPKKAMWYAAQMAEAQYIAVDYGFHDTPGSLDWPRFIERRDEYVERIRGKYAQTLDGLHITHIRETGRFLAPDRIQAGSRELTAPHVVIATGSSPNRLDKPGFERGITSDDFFALRACPRRAAIVGGGYIAVELAGVLRALGCDVDMFVRGRLMGGFDEEMAFGLGEEMRKHGININYGCQIEAVHEKDGVLLLDCDRGDHPGPYDVLVWAVGRSSNTASLDIGRIGLRTGEYGHVEIDDYQNTNVPGVYAVGDVTQRMQLTPVAVAAGRKLADRLFGGKPEAKLDYQNIPSVVFSHPPLGTIGMSEQQAREAYGAEVHLYKQSFIPMQLALAHRPMTTLFKLICVGDDSRIVGMQMFGPGVDEILQGFAVAIKMGATKGDLDATLAVHPTAAEEMVLMGDRVPG, encoded by the coding sequence ATGACCGTGGAAACCTTCGACCTCATCGTGATCGGCGGCGGCTCCGGCGGGCTCGCCGCGGCGATTCGCGCGGCGAAACACGGCGCCAGGGTGGCTCTGCTGGAGCCGAAGGAACTCGGCGGCACCTGCGTCAACGTCGGTTGCGTGCCGAAAAAGGCGATGTGGTACGCGGCCCAGATGGCCGAAGCGCAGTACATCGCGGTCGACTACGGTTTCCACGACACCCCGGGCAGCCTCGACTGGCCGCGCTTCATCGAACGCCGTGACGAATACGTCGAGCGCATCCGCGGCAAGTACGCCCAGACCCTCGACGGCCTGCACATCACGCACATCCGCGAGACCGGCCGCTTCCTTGCGCCCGACCGCATCCAGGCGGGTTCGCGCGAGTTGACCGCGCCGCACGTCGTCATCGCCACCGGGTCCTCCCCGAACAGGCTCGACAAGCCCGGGTTCGAACGGGGCATCACCTCGGACGACTTCTTCGCGTTGCGCGCCTGCCCGCGCCGCGCGGCGATCGTCGGCGGCGGCTATATCGCGGTCGAACTCGCCGGCGTGTTGCGCGCGCTGGGCTGCGACGTGGACATGTTCGTGCGCGGCCGCCTGATGGGAGGCTTCGACGAGGAAATGGCGTTCGGCCTTGGCGAGGAGATGCGCAAGCACGGCATCAACATCAATTACGGTTGCCAGATCGAGGCGGTGCACGAGAAGGACGGCGTGCTGCTGCTCGACTGCGACCGCGGCGACCATCCCGGTCCATACGACGTGCTCGTCTGGGCGGTCGGTCGCAGTTCGAACACGGCCTCCCTCGACATCGGGCGGATCGGCCTGCGCACCGGCGAGTACGGGCACGTGGAAATCGACGATTACCAGAACACCAACGTGCCGGGCGTTTACGCCGTGGGCGACGTGACCCAGCGCATGCAGCTCACGCCGGTGGCGGTCGCGGCCGGGCGCAAGCTCGCCGATCGCCTGTTCGGCGGCAAGCCGGAAGCGAAGCTCGATTACCAGAACATCCCCAGCGTGGTGTTCTCGCACCCGCCATTGGGCACGATCGGCATGTCCGAACAGCAGGCGCGCGAGGCGTACGGCGCGGAGGTGCACCTTTACAAGCAGTCCTTCATTCCCATGCAGCTGGCGCTGGCTCACCGGCCGATGACGACGCTGTTCAAGCTGATCTGTGTCGGCGACGATTCGCGCATCGTGGGGATGCAGATGTTCGGCCCCGGCGTGGACGAGATCCTCCAGGGCTTCGCCGTGGCCATCAAGATGGGCGCCACGAAGGGTGACCTCGACGCCACGCTGGCCGTCCATCCCACGGCGGCGGAGGAGATGGTGCTGATGGGGGATCGGGTGCCCGGATGA